The bacterium genome includes a region encoding these proteins:
- the gmk gene encoding guanylate kinase: MENHRGIPIVISSPSGGGKTSIYVELAKRHPEFFYSVSATTRPRRANEADGVQYHFLDEAEFMRRRDAGDFIETARVHGYWYGTPREPLEKALGDGRDVVLDVDVQGGDSIRRIYGDEALLIFIVPPNLATLRERLVQRRSEEPALVERRMANALDELRRAPDYDYTVVNDDLRRAVDEVEAVITAEHLRSARLAGIFRKRFPELGEG, translated from the coding sequence ATGGAAAACCACCGCGGCATCCCCATCGTCATCTCATCGCCCTCCGGCGGCGGCAAGACGAGCATCTACGTGGAGTTGGCGAAAAGGCACCCCGAGTTCTTCTACTCCGTCTCGGCCACCACGCGCCCCCGGCGGGCCAACGAGGCGGACGGCGTCCAATACCACTTCCTCGACGAGGCTGAGTTCATGCGGCGGCGGGATGCCGGGGATTTCATCGAGACCGCCCGGGTGCACGGCTACTGGTACGGCACTCCGCGCGAACCACTGGAAAAGGCGCTGGGGGACGGGAGGGACGTGGTTCTCGACGTGGACGTCCAGGGGGGCGACTCCATCCGCCGCATTTACGGGGACGAGGCTCTGCTGATTTTCATCGTCCCCCCGAATCTGGCGACGCTGCGGGAACGGTTGGTTCAACGCCGCTCCGAGGAACCGGCGCTCGTCGAGAGGAGGATGGCGAACGCCCTGGACGAGCTCCGCCGCGCCCCGGACTACGACTACACCGTGGTGAACGACGACCTGCGCCGGGCGGTGGACGAGGTGGAGGCCGTCATCACCGCCGAGCACCTGCGCAGCGCCCGGCTGGCCGGAATTTTCCGAAAACGCTTCCCCGAGCTGGGGGAGGGATAG
- a CDS encoding glycosyltransferase family 2 protein produces MGPPVLSVVVVSYRSREFLAGCLDSIFESGGVADPEVVVVDNGSGDGSVEMLRRKYPGVSVIANPDNRGFARAVNQGLRRTSGRYRMLLNPDMVVQEGALAELVGFMEANPDCGVAGGNGLDPGGRPQPQFTRSIPTPLTALYHFCGLDRLCPKSRRFGRYNYTYADRETSFDVEALSGSCIVVRREALERVGLLDERFPMYAEDLDWCLRFARAGWRVSYVHTARFVHFHGQSSRKNLLWTRRQFYLTMHSFYKKNLRDFYPGVVSLLVDVGILVALGLGLLRAHLDRS; encoded by the coding sequence ATGGGACCGCCGGTACTCAGCGTGGTCGTGGTGAGCTACCGGAGCCGGGAGTTCCTGGCGGGGTGTCTCGATTCCATCTTCGAGAGCGGAGGGGTGGCCGACCCCGAGGTCGTCGTAGTGGACAACGGCTCGGGGGACGGCTCGGTGGAGATGCTGCGGAGGAAATACCCCGGCGTCTCGGTCATCGCCAACCCGGACAACCGGGGCTTCGCCCGGGCGGTCAACCAGGGGCTCCGCCGGACCTCCGGGCGCTACCGGATGCTCCTCAACCCGGACATGGTGGTTCAGGAAGGCGCTCTGGCCGAGTTGGTGGGCTTCATGGAGGCGAACCCCGACTGCGGGGTGGCCGGCGGGAACGGCCTCGATCCCGGAGGCAGGCCGCAGCCGCAGTTCACTCGAAGCATCCCGACCCCCCTGACGGCGCTCTACCACTTCTGCGGGCTGGACCGCCTGTGCCCGAAGAGCCGTCGCTTCGGGCGTTACAACTACACATACGCCGACCGGGAAACGAGTTTCGACGTGGAGGCGCTCTCCGGCTCGTGCATCGTCGTCCGTCGGGAGGCTCTGGAGCGGGTCGGGCTTCTGGACGAGCGTTTTCCCATGTACGCCGAGGACCTGGACTGGTGCCTGCGATTCGCCCGGGCGGGCTGGCGCGTCTCCTACGTCCACACGGCCCGGTTCGTCCACTTCCACGGCCAATCCAGCCGGAAGAACCTCCTGTGGACCAGGCGGCAGTTCTACCTGACCATGCACTCCTTCTATAAGAAAAACCTCCGGGATTTCTATCCGGGGGTGGTCAGTCTCCTCGTGGACGTGGGTATCCTGGTGGCCCTGGGCCTCGGCCTCCTCCGGGCCCACCTCGACCGCTCGTGA
- a CDS encoding YicC/YloC family endoribonuclease: MGAQSMTGYAEGRWSEGDDLLVLEARSVNGKHLSVKLRLPSSLSAFEQRLVNLVKENVGRGSVTLTCLEFSGFADAGAVPKVNLDLARGYIEAAASLPPEVSRDLTAYELLRLPGVVAESEGRLDAGRLERALDAAAGEALCGLADSRRREGRELSEKIGAMLDDLSGGLKSLRSLAAAVPERLRVTIGERVSELAGNVLDRERLEQEVAYLAVRADVTEELDRLEGHLAAFRSALDSPESQGRRLDFLCQEVLRELNTCGSKAVGTDITPLVLEAKVTLDRIREQAANIA, translated from the coding sequence GTGGGCGCACAGAGCATGACCGGCTACGCCGAGGGGCGCTGGTCGGAGGGTGACGATCTTCTGGTGCTCGAGGCCAGGAGCGTCAACGGCAAGCACCTCTCGGTCAAGCTCCGCCTGCCGTCGTCTTTGTCCGCCTTTGAGCAGCGGCTCGTAAATCTGGTCAAGGAGAACGTCGGTCGGGGCAGCGTCACCCTCACCTGTCTCGAATTTTCCGGCTTCGCCGACGCCGGGGCCGTACCGAAGGTGAACCTCGATCTGGCGCGTGGGTACATCGAAGCGGCCGCCTCCCTGCCCCCCGAGGTATCCCGGGACCTGACGGCCTACGAGCTGCTGCGCCTGCCCGGCGTGGTGGCCGAGTCCGAGGGACGCCTCGACGCGGGGCGCCTGGAGCGGGCGCTGGACGCGGCGGCCGGGGAAGCCCTATGCGGTCTGGCGGATTCCCGCCGCCGGGAGGGGCGGGAACTTTCCGAAAAAATCGGCGCGATGCTCGACGACCTCTCCGGGGGTCTGAAATCCCTGCGGTCCCTCGCCGCCGCGGTTCCGGAAAGGCTCCGCGTGACGATTGGGGAGAGGGTGTCCGAGCTGGCCGGAAACGTCCTGGACCGCGAGCGGCTGGAACAGGAGGTGGCCTACCTGGCCGTCAGGGCCGACGTGACCGAGGAACTGGACCGGTTGGAGGGGCACCTCGCGGCGTTCCGTTCGGCCCTGGATTCCCCTGAATCCCAGGGACGGCGGCTGGATTTCCTCTGCCAGGAGGTGCTCCGCGAGCTCAACACCTGCGGCAGCAAGGCCGTCGGAACCGACATCACACCTCTCGTGCTGGAGGCAAAGGTCACCCTGGACCGGATTCGGGAGCAGGCGGCGAACATCGCCTGA
- a CDS encoding DegT/DnrJ/EryC1/StrS family aminotransferase codes for MEERSNVPLADLAAAHRENAAALEDAALGALRSGRYILGPEVAAFEAELAAYVGVEHAVGVASGSDALLLTLQALDLPPASKVVTTPFTFFATVSCIVRLGHRPVFVDIDPVSFNLDVGRTGEAAADPEVRAVIGVDLYGDPLDYDALREAVGRPDVRIIEDAAQSFGSELRGRKAGSLADVAAFSFFPAKNLGAAGDGGAVVTDDAELADRVRILRAHGARPKYRHHVVGYNSRLDPLQAAMLRVKLRRIEEDIRRRRLIAERYAPLAEVAELPCPPPDHRHSYNYFVVSVPRRDELAAYLGKNGVGNAVYYPEPLHLQPCFSGLGYGEGDFPEAEAACSRVIALPMYPQLAEADQDYVIETVLGFYH; via the coding sequence TTGGAGGAACGGTCGAACGTGCCGCTGGCCGATTTGGCCGCCGCCCACCGGGAGAACGCCGCTGCCCTCGAGGACGCGGCGCTCGGGGCGCTGCGTTCGGGACGCTACATCCTGGGGCCCGAGGTGGCCGCCTTCGAGGCGGAGCTGGCCGCATACGTGGGGGTTGAGCACGCCGTGGGCGTGGCCTCGGGCTCCGACGCCCTGCTCCTGACCCTGCAGGCGCTCGACCTGCCCCCGGCTTCCAAGGTGGTCACGACACCGTTCACCTTCTTCGCCACGGTGTCCTGCATCGTCCGGCTCGGTCACCGGCCGGTTTTCGTGGACATTGACCCGGTCAGCTTCAACCTGGACGTCGGGCGGACGGGAGAGGCCGCCGCCGACCCCGAGGTGCGGGCGGTCATCGGGGTGGACCTCTACGGCGATCCACTGGACTACGACGCACTGCGGGAGGCCGTCGGACGCCCCGACGTCCGGATCATCGAGGATGCGGCCCAGAGCTTCGGCTCGGAACTGCGCGGGCGGAAGGCCGGCTCGCTGGCAGACGTGGCCGCCTTCAGCTTCTTCCCCGCGAAAAATCTGGGCGCCGCGGGGGACGGCGGGGCGGTGGTCACCGACGATGCCGAGTTGGCCGACCGGGTGCGCATCCTGCGTGCCCACGGGGCCAGGCCGAAGTACCGCCACCACGTCGTCGGCTACAATTCACGTCTGGATCCCCTGCAGGCCGCGATGCTGCGGGTGAAGCTGCGGCGGATCGAGGAGGATATCCGGCGGCGTCGCCTCATCGCGGAGCGCTACGCCCCCCTGGCCGAGGTCGCGGAGCTGCCCTGTCCGCCGCCCGACCACCGGCACTCGTACAACTACTTCGTCGTCTCCGTGCCTCGGCGGGACGAGCTGGCGGCGTATTTGGGCAAGAACGGCGTGGGAAACGCCGTGTATTACCCCGAACCGCTCCACCTCCAACCCTGCTTCTCCGGGCTGGGCTACGGCGAGGGCGATTTCCCCGAGGCCGAGGCCGCCTGCTCTCGCGTCATCGCCCTGCCCATGTACCCCCAACTCGCCGAGGCGGACCAGGACTACGTCATCGAGACCGTTCTGGGTTTTTACCACTGA
- a CDS encoding redox-sensing transcriptional repressor Rex translates to MKKRVPQATVHRLSLYARYLGELEIQGEDYVSSERLGEGVGTNGAQVRKDLSFFDRFGIPGRGYPVSFLRKRLANILGVGDRVWRVVVVGAGRLGAALVGYSGFEKQSFHFVAILDNDPAKIGTRVNGLEVSDIRNLRTIVVSENVEVAVITVPVHSAQQVADMLVEAGVRALLNFAPAKLDVSPHIVLRNVDLAVELEGLSFRLINR, encoded by the coding sequence ATGAAGAAACGGGTTCCCCAGGCCACCGTCCACCGCCTCTCGCTTTACGCCCGCTACCTGGGTGAGCTGGAGATCCAGGGCGAGGACTACGTCTCCAGCGAGAGACTGGGGGAGGGCGTGGGCACGAACGGGGCCCAGGTCCGCAAGGACCTGAGCTTTTTCGACCGCTTCGGCATCCCCGGGCGGGGGTATCCGGTGAGCTTTCTGCGCAAGCGGCTGGCGAACATCCTCGGCGTGGGGGACCGGGTGTGGCGGGTGGTGGTGGTGGGAGCCGGACGGCTCGGGGCGGCGCTGGTGGGCTACTCGGGTTTTGAGAAACAGAGCTTCCACTTCGTCGCCATCCTGGACAACGATCCGGCGAAAATAGGCACGCGGGTCAACGGTCTCGAGGTCAGTGACATCCGCAACCTCCGCACAATCGTCGTTTCGGAGAATGTGGAGGTCGCCGTCATAACCGTTCCCGTGCACAGCGCCCAGCAGGTGGCCGACATGTTGGTGGAGGCCGGGGTGCGGGCTCTCTTGAATTTCGCCCCGGCCAAACTGGACGTCTCACCGCACATCGTGCTGCGTAATGTGGACCTGGCCGTCGAGCTGGAGGGTCTCTCCTTCCGCCTCATCAACCGCTGA
- a CDS encoding aminotransferase class V-fold PLP-dependent enzyme has translation MQVYLDNNATTRTAPEVVEAMLPYFTEIYGNASSFHQFGQLSAKGMGSARQQVADFLGVTADEIVFTGSGSESDNYFLKGVAARAGGGHLIASAVEHPAILRTARFLAQNGFELTELPVDGQGVVSPDDLRGALRKDTILVSIMHGNNEIGTVQDLAALGAVCREAGVPFHTDAVQAVGKLPINLRELPVDYLSASAHKLHGPKGVGLAYLRRGSKAPFNLIHGGHHEKRRRASTENVPGIVGFGKAVQLASEEDYHREKILRLREKLEEGIGDIPEVTILAREAERLPNTSNVLFHRLEGESIVMSLDFEGIAVSTGSACSSGSLEPSHVILALGYDHAHAQGSIRFSLSRYTTQEEIDYTLEKLPPIIHRLRNISAL, from the coding sequence ATGCAGGTCTATCTGGACAACAACGCCACCACCCGGACCGCGCCCGAGGTCGTGGAGGCGATGCTCCCCTACTTCACGGAAATCTACGGGAACGCCTCGAGCTTCCACCAGTTCGGCCAGCTGTCGGCGAAGGGGATGGGCTCGGCCCGGCAGCAGGTGGCCGATTTTCTGGGGGTCACGGCCGACGAAATCGTCTTCACCGGCTCCGGCTCCGAGTCGGACAACTACTTCCTCAAGGGGGTGGCGGCCCGCGCCGGCGGGGGACATCTGATTGCGAGCGCCGTCGAGCACCCGGCGATTCTGCGCACGGCACGCTTTCTGGCGCAAAACGGCTTCGAGCTCACCGAGCTGCCCGTGGACGGTCAAGGGGTGGTCAGCCCCGACGACCTCCGGGGGGCGCTCCGCAAAGACACCATCCTGGTCAGCATCATGCACGGCAACAACGAGATAGGGACGGTCCAGGACCTGGCCGCCCTGGGCGCCGTCTGCCGCGAGGCAGGCGTCCCCTTTCACACCGACGCCGTGCAGGCGGTGGGTAAGCTCCCGATAAATCTGCGCGAGCTTCCGGTGGATTACCTCTCCGCGTCGGCCCACAAGCTCCACGGCCCCAAGGGTGTCGGCCTGGCCTATCTGCGCCGGGGGTCGAAGGCGCCGTTCAACCTCATCCACGGCGGCCACCACGAGAAAAGGCGCCGGGCGTCCACGGAGAACGTGCCGGGCATCGTCGGCTTCGGGAAGGCCGTCCAGCTCGCGTCCGAGGAGGATTACCACCGGGAGAAAATCCTCCGCCTCCGCGAAAAACTGGAGGAGGGGATTGGCGACATCCCCGAGGTCACCATCCTCGCCCGGGAGGCGGAGCGGCTGCCGAACACCTCCAACGTGCTCTTCCACCGCCTGGAGGGCGAGTCCATCGTGATGAGCCTGGACTTCGAGGGAATCGCCGTCTCCACCGGATCGGCCTGCTCCTCGGGCTCCCTGGAGCCCAGCCACGTCATCCTGGCGTTGGGCTACGACCACGCCCACGCCCAGGGGTCCATCCGCTTCTCCCTCTCCCGTTACACCACCCAGGAGGAGATAGACTACACGCTGGAAAAGCTCCCCCCCATCATCCACCGCCTGCGTAACATTTCCGCCCTATGA
- a CDS encoding tetratricopeptide repeat protein: MRKIPLLLVSMMTCAVLGAPRVVALPLENEGLPQDAWYLMGLTESLAWRLNESNSAVGLEWRTMHQALQVLQMGRQRNFSEGDLDRILVYLKPDYYLRGSYLIEQPENPLGDVRYSVEVACLTYPADRELFNIRFTGVDLFAIEVEIYKEVRLAIGEPLTEEESKEAENLITDDAVAYRWYCRAVSTVANPAQQADYLIEAIKLNRGFLAARRELARAYLQSGDTPRALKEILTVLREEPDDYWALKYYGDILDALGEGGKAIRIYRRAGMADEREWRLHLELAWTLEEKGSYTLAEKSYDKLLVKDSRFYDAYRGLAVILLSRGEYTEALDLLERARSLGEGIAEYHNLLGRTYIYNGRFEDAIRELQTSADLAPRNGKYAYDLGFAYYRAGDTRMADEWWRTASLLGYSHETELE, from the coding sequence ATGCGGAAAATTCCCCTGCTCCTCGTCTCGATGATGACCTGCGCGGTGCTCGGTGCCCCGCGCGTGGTCGCGCTGCCCCTGGAGAACGAGGGGCTGCCCCAGGACGCCTGGTACCTCATGGGGCTGACCGAGTCTCTGGCCTGGCGGCTGAACGAGTCGAACTCCGCCGTGGGCCTCGAATGGCGCACCATGCACCAGGCGCTTCAGGTGCTCCAGATGGGGCGCCAGCGAAACTTCAGCGAGGGGGATCTGGACAGAATTCTGGTGTACCTCAAGCCGGACTACTACCTCCGGGGTTCCTACCTGATAGAACAGCCTGAGAACCCGTTGGGCGACGTGCGCTACTCGGTGGAGGTCGCCTGCCTGACCTACCCGGCCGACCGGGAGCTCTTCAACATCCGCTTCACGGGCGTGGATCTCTTCGCCATCGAGGTGGAGATTTACAAGGAGGTCCGCCTGGCCATCGGCGAACCCCTGACGGAAGAGGAGTCGAAAGAGGCGGAGAACTTGATCACCGACGACGCCGTCGCCTACCGGTGGTACTGCCGGGCCGTCAGCACCGTGGCCAACCCGGCGCAGCAGGCCGATTACCTCATCGAGGCGATCAAGCTCAACCGGGGTTTTCTGGCGGCGCGCCGGGAACTGGCCCGGGCTTACCTCCAGTCCGGTGACACGCCGCGCGCGCTGAAGGAGATACTCACCGTCCTGCGCGAGGAACCCGACGATTACTGGGCGCTCAAGTACTATGGGGACATCCTCGACGCCCTGGGCGAGGGCGGCAAGGCCATACGCATCTACCGCCGGGCCGGGATGGCCGATGAGCGCGAGTGGAGACTGCACCTGGAGCTGGCCTGGACGCTGGAGGAGAAGGGGTCCTACACCCTGGCCGAGAAGTCTTACGACAAGCTCCTGGTGAAGGACAGCCGGTTCTACGACGCCTACCGCGGACTGGCCGTCATTCTGTTGAGCCGGGGGGAGTACACCGAGGCGCTGGACCTCCTGGAGCGGGCGCGAAGCCTCGGCGAGGGTATTGCCGAGTACCACAATCTCCTCGGCCGGACCTACATTTACAACGGACGATTCGAGGATGCCATACGCGAGTTGCAGACCTCGGCGGACCTGGCCCCGAGGAACGGCAAGTACGCCTACGACCTCGGTTTCGCCTACTACCGGGCCGGGGACACGCGAATGGCCGACGAGTGGTGGCGGACGGCGTCGCTCTTGGGTTACAGCCACGAGACGGAGTTGGAGTAG
- a CDS encoding PadR family transcriptional regulator codes for MTKVDLMVLGLLSEKPMHGYQLKRVLDENHADLWSEVSTGHLYYTLKKLKQSRYVDEKTTRNGNRPPRHVYALTDDGKKALKTGLDELDVHTQRLFFSLDIVIAFARALLLPPGKLELLIGKRKSAVEEEMEEIKDAWRDKIVSGNLSLSEYLIFEHRQSLLAAELRWAKWAIKTTKGVDHKALNAKDFEADGPHPLPR; via the coding sequence GTGACCAAGGTGGATCTGATGGTTCTCGGCCTCTTGAGCGAGAAGCCGATGCACGGCTATCAGCTCAAGCGCGTCCTCGATGAGAATCACGCCGACCTGTGGAGCGAGGTTTCCACCGGGCACCTCTACTACACGCTGAAAAAGCTGAAGCAATCGAGATACGTGGACGAGAAGACGACCCGGAACGGAAACCGCCCTCCCCGCCACGTGTATGCCCTCACCGACGATGGGAAGAAGGCCCTCAAGACCGGGCTCGACGAGCTGGACGTCCACACCCAGCGCCTGTTCTTCTCCCTCGACATCGTCATCGCCTTCGCCCGTGCGCTCTTACTGCCTCCCGGTAAGCTGGAGCTTTTGATCGGGAAACGCAAGAGCGCCGTCGAGGAGGAGATGGAAGAAATCAAGGACGCGTGGCGGGACAAGATTGTCTCCGGCAACCTGAGCCTCTCCGAGTACCTCATCTTCGAGCACCGGCAGAGCCTGCTGGCGGCCGAGCTCCGCTGGGCCAAATGGGCGATCAAGACCACGAAGGGGGTTGATCACAAAGCTTTGAACGCAAAGGACTTCGAAGCGGACGGTCCGCACCCGCTCCCCCGATAA